The stretch of DNA GGGCGATCAGGTCGTCGCTACATTGCAGAATCAGCGCCGGCACGGTCGATTTTTCCACCTCGGCGCGGTGGTCGGCGGTAAAGGTCACGCGAGCGAAGTGACGCGTGATCTCCGGATCGTTCTTTGAAAAGCGCGTCAGCAGCTCTTCCTGCAGGATAGGCTGGCGCGGCGCACCCATGATCACTGGCGCCATGCGCCTGATCCAGCTGTCATAATCAATTTCCATCAGCTGCAGCAGACCATCGATGTCTTCCGCATTGAAGCCGCCCACGTAATCGCCGTCGTTGATGTAGCAGGGCGACGGGCTCACCATAATCTGCGCGGTAAATTTTTCCGGCGACATGATGGACGCCAGCATGCCGATCATGGCGCTGACGGAATGGCCGATAAACACCACCGGCGCCTTGGCGTACAGGTCGATCACGTCGAGAATGTCTTCCGCATGGCCGTACAGCGTGCTGTACTTGTCGCGGTCGTAGGCGCTCAGGTCCGAACCGCCGCTGCCGGTCAGGTCCATCAGCACCACCCGGTAGCGGCCGAGAAACGACGGGTAGATGAAACGCCACATCTGCTGGTCGCAGCCATAGCCATGGACGAACATGAGCGTAACCGGGCCGTCGCCGTGACAGTGGACATTATTGCGAAACTGGATGGACATGGTATCTCCGAAGCGAATCGCCGCTAGTATAAGCGCAATAATGTTTAATGGTTAACCGCAGAGCACTAATTGAATTGGCGGGTATTTGCCTCCCAGTTCCCAGCATAGGACATCAACAATCTTAACGATAATGTCCTCAGCGCATCTACCAAGGACCACCATGCTCAACGAACGCGAAATCGAAAGCTGCTATCTGGGGCAGTTCATTCCACTCCACTACCATCACAAT from Duganella dendranthematis encodes:
- a CDS encoding alpha/beta fold hydrolase, giving the protein MSIQFRNNVHCHGDGPVTLMFVHGYGCDQQMWRFIYPSFLGRYRVVLMDLTGSGGSDLSAYDRDKYSTLYGHAEDILDVIDLYAKAPVVFIGHSVSAMIGMLASIMSPEKFTAQIMVSPSPCYINDGDYVGGFNAEDIDGLLQLMEIDYDSWIRRMAPVIMGAPRQPILQEELLTRFSKNDPEITRHFARVTFTADHRAEVEKSTVPALILQCSDDLIAPREVGDYLHRHLANSQLAVINNVGHCPHMSSPTPSSDLIEDYLLHIGA